The genomic DNA GGAGCATTCCAAAGAGCATTCCCGAGGAAGAACCGGATCCGGTGCTAACGGTCGGTAAGGTACGACACACCTTCCGACCGATTCCGCTGCTCATATTCATGATCGAGCGATCTTCATCTTCTGGAGCCAAAGGGCCTTCCGATGTCCATTACCCGTGACCATGGTTTGGATGAGCGTCAGAAACAGGATCGCATTCGCAGTTTACTTTGCGATACGATTTTGACTCTCAAATGATTGCCGGGAAACGGCAGCGAAGAATCGACCCGATATCGAAAGGGACTGAAGGGAATACCTCGTCAATGTCGATATCGTTTCCTATTAGGCATCCGTGTGGGTTGTATCAACAGGATCTCTTCTTTGGCGCTCTTCTTGGTTCGGTTAGGGAGGCAGCATCACAGGAGCATCGCCTAGCAGAGGGTCAACCCATTCCCAAGTCGGCTTGCGACGCATTGTAATTGTAGATTGCCTTTTGATTGATGGTTTCGTTGGTGGGTGAgacttttgttgttgtcgataTCAGTGATGGGAATGATAACTGATAGGAagaataagatttttttataaaactattttttaaatcgtaCTTCCATCAGTTCATTATGGCAAATTTTTGATAATAATCATATTTTATCTTTCTCAAGTTTTtaatatttagttatttagaTCAGCAAGTTCTAATGTTAATTGAACTAAATTTTTtaggaaaataattaaatttccatcttttcTTTAAATTCTACTTGATGCAACCATGTAAAACATTCGCTCCCAAGTCGCGCACCAGGACTCGTCGGTGGATCCGTTTTGTTGCACCATCGCCGAACATTGGCATATGCGGTGGGCAGATTTGAATTTCCAATAAGCCAGTCGCGTTCCGTTCGTGCTGCTGCATATCACAAAACCACAGCTGCATACACCCATTCGCGGGGGATTAAAATTTGAAGCCACTCAAAGACCAAACacacttccttccttccgatGGGCGGAATCGATCAGACAGCCGAACGATTCGTATCCCATTAAAGGACCGTACCTTGGCAACAGTGAAAGCTATGCCTGCAGTATGCACattttgatcaagttcgggatGACTTTTGGCGTCAGCAATCGTAAGTAGGTGATGTAATGCGTTCTCCCCCTGCAGGGATCAACTGCAACGCCCTGGGAGTGCATCCGGACAAGCATCCTGATCCTGGTGAAGGCTTCAAACGGCAAACATCTTATTAGATCTCGCTGGCAGTATGTAACGCAGGAAACACGCAATGCACGTTCCGCCAATCGTGACAAGTTACGGCAAACAAACACTAAACGATGCAGGTTGAATGCACCTTGCCGGGAAATGGGTGTAATTATACACTCTTTCATGCCACACTTCCTCGATCGGTCGAGCGCTGCCAATGGTAATGGCGGCGGTCCCGGTTGGAGAGGTGTGCCATTTTCCAGATCACTGTGAGTGCCAGAAGTGAAGTGATTTTGTGATCCATTTCTCTCCCGAACCTCGTACAAGGATTCCTGATACGCCATTAGTCTCACCAAAGACAAACAATGATCGTCAATTTCAACGAAAGTGACTTGACGCTAGGGTGCCTCCGGAATCGTTTGTGACCTCAGCGAACCGGGCCAGTGTACCATGCGGCCAGTGGTAGGAGAAAAGTGCAGAAAATGTTACATAATCGTTCGTTGATCCGTCCAAGAGTCCAAGTGTCGATCGCGTAAGACCATCGCTTAATTACGAATCGGCAACGAAGCGTTAGGCGTAGCGCGTTACGAGGCATAATTTTCTCTTGACATTCCAAACAAAACcgtgaatagaaaaaaaaacagacagacacactcaATTTCCGCATTCTTCTATGGGTGGAAACTCGCTATGAAActaagagagaaagagagagagagagagagacagagagagagataatgGAAAGAAAGTCACCCTTACTTTAGTATAACaattttaagctttaaaaCAATTGCACCATTTTCCATATTATCTTACGTGGTTAATGCCAAACTCAATACCTTCAAGATTTTCCAGCTCATACTTGCACTTCTCGatgcaatttaaattgttctcTACCACTCAAAAGAAATGACTTTAAAGCAGGGAAACACTTTTTATCTTCGGCCGTGTTACTGCTTTGCTTAACAAGCATTCTTCAACTCCCGTAGCCGTCACTAATCACCGTTGATAAAACCATCACCGGCAATCGTAAAGGTCCCGATGGTGGCACACTGCTCAGGTGGAGGTGATCAGCGCGAGAAGTCAACAAGGGATAAGTGATGGAATAAACATCATCATTAAGCCCGGTAGGCAAACAATAAATCATCGGCCGCGTTAGAGCTCACGCGAATTGTCTGCGAGGGCGCAAAAAGGAAGTGGAGAAGGCGTGGAAGCGAAAGAAACGAGTTGCAAATGAACCGAGCTGCCTAGACCAGCCCGGTATGGGCAGCCGCGTagaaaggaaaggaaggaaggaaggaaatgtGGACGTGTCCGGCGCGATTCTCCGCCCGCACTCCCCTCGGTCCCTTTTGGGGAGGGGATACTGGGTGGGTGGATGGATAGCCGAGTGTCGGTGAAAAAGCAAACGGATGAATAATGAACTATTAAATCACTTTCGATTTCGTTTGCTGCCCGGCCACCTGATGGTTGAAGGAGCCGTCTGCTATGTACGTCACCGTTCCGAAGTTCACTTTGCGTAGTTGCGCCACGGCGAGACAGCATCTTGTCGCGTTTTGCGTACGGACAGGCTATTTGTACACGCTGGTGTGTGGGCGCATCAGTCACCACCGGCTGGCGGCTAGTACAACAAGGATTTGCCTCATGTTGGAAGTGGATTTTCTGTTGGGAAACATATATAGAAATTAGTGCATATTCTTTTGGTTGGATCAATAAAGTGTAAGATGCTACATCAGAACTCAAAACGCATGACGAATATTTACTGTTGAATTCAGAGATATCCAACCAAAAATTATTGTAATTTGTAGTACTTGATTACCAAAATTTGTCCAATTCACCTCAAGCAGAAAATCATCATTATACAAACAAAAGCTTATCAATGTCTGGATTAAAAtagaagaataaaataaagggAAATCTAGTGTACAAGAGTTgcaatttttataaatttattccTCTAAACTTTTTGAATTTGTGCAGCTCGAAACTGCACTTCCCACAGTGCAAAGTGCGCTGCATTTTCGAGCAGTGTGGAGCGTGTCTTCGCTAAGAAGCGTTACAAAGCGTTGCATTTCTATGCGTTACTGTAcgttacaatgtaatgaaACGCACAATTCACAGTGGTGAAGCATCATGGAATGCGTTAGCTATCCAGTAAATTTATACAACTAAATTAGATTTTTTCTTGCAAAGAAATTTTATATGTTTCAAAAGTTTTTCAAAATATTATAAGCATCGTATTCTGCAAAGTCTAATCTGTTACTAAAATTATCAAAACGCGTACGAAAACGCTTTTACTTTGAACAACTAAGCATCGAAAATGGTAGAAACGGTTTGCGTTCCAAAAATTTCTTATAGAGTGTGATTTAATCATTTTTCGTACTTCTCTGGTAAAATTCCTTTAGAATTCAACGATGTAAGACGTTTGAGGATAAGCTCCTTGACACCATTAGGGCTGTCTTATGGCAGGTTTGATAACGGTGCCGGCTTTTTACATGCAAGAACGGGTaatcgaatcccatctggaccgttcctcGTTAGTAATTAGTGACTATCCGGCTAGATGGAATGAATAAGTCTAGAAAGTCGCCATTCAGGTCGTAGAGCTAAGAAAAAACCTTATTTCAATGCTTAAATCgatattttttcttaaaaattacTTGGAGATACAACTTTTGAatgattaatttgttttatttatctttattCAAAAATTAATATCCTGTAGAGCAGCTTGGAaagtttcaataaaaataagtgATTTTGCATGATTTTGTTAATTCTTCTATCAGTTTATTTAAATCGTACGCTTACTTCCCACATGCGTTAAATATTATCAAAATTATGGATCACCAACAAACTGGCTAATAAATCAAACCACAcagttgaaaataaaaaaaaacagcaaaggTTATTGCATGATCGTATCAAAGTTCGTGTTGATAGATTTTCGtaaatttgtttattattatttcctcATTCAATAAATAACGTTTCGCAAGGGAGACAATAAATAGATCGCAAGGATGCAAAGATAGAGGGACAAGGGCTTAAACTAGTAACCCTCCCCTTAAGCCAACAGCACCCAACTCAGGACTGTGTTCGGATGATGATGCAGGCAATCGCCAACAGCCATGGCCACAGTTCCTCCGATTGTAACTGATTGGAGATGTGCCTCCAATGAGGGGATAGTGGCGAATGGCCAGTGGACGATACCGCCGTTCGTTTCAACCCCCTTGGGGGgttgagctgttttgttttttagttGTTCTCTTACTGTTGGCCTCCCGGAAGAAATGGCTCAAAGTACGCGTCCGGGGCTACGTTGCGCCTTCGCTTTGGTGTACGGGTCTACGTGACTGGATCGCATTGCGTGCAGCTTTCTAGTAAGCGTGCGCTGCATTCGACGAGGAagaggatgaggatgaggagCTGGAGGAGGgggaagaggaagaggaggagctACCGGAGCTACCGACGGACGACGAGCTGCCAGAGCCAGCATTGTACGCCGTGTACGAGCTGGATCCGCTCGAGCTAGGGTAGTACGAGCTGTAGGCGAGGTTATGCGACGATCCGGAGGTGGACGGTTCCCACAGACGAGAGTACGGTCCGGACGAGGATTCCCAGGACGATGGTTCGTAGCTGGAGGCAGGCGTGGAGGAGGCGGGTACCGGTGCACCATACTCAGCGGCCGGAGCTGGCATCATGGGCATCATCGACATGGGCATACCGAGACCGGACTTCTTGACGAGCTGGGCGACCAAGAAACCGAGCACCAGCGTGATGGCCAGCTTGGACAGGATGAGCGCTTTCATGGCCTTCAGTCCGATCAGCCCGAGGAAGATCGGCATCAGCGCCTTCATCTtcagcttcagcagcagcaacactggAAGCAGGAGTTTCTTCTTCAGTAAGTGACCACGGGCCGCTTCTGTTGGAGCGAGAGACACACCGACAACGGAGGGGTTGGACGGGCGGGGCAGCGGGTTAGTACCAAGTCCgtgtgtacgcgtgtgtgtgaatgtgtgtgtttattgcaTTTAACCAATCGCAATACTCACCAGTGGCAAGTCCTGCCGGCAGCACATCGATGTCCAGTCCCTTATCGGCACGATAGCTCACGACGGTATCTTCGGGCAGCTGAACACGGATCTCGTGCGTGGCCAGCACACGTCCAACACGATCGAAGATCACTTCATCGACGTTTTGCTCGTTGAAGGCACGTGCTTCCTCCTCGCGCAGTCCCAGCATACCGTCCAGATACAGCAGCACTTTGCCCTTCAGACAACCCATCACCGATGCACCTTCGAAGCACTCGTTCACAATCGAGGACAGCAGCTCCTCACTGCTCGCAATTCTCGGTCGCTCCTCCTCGACCAGATTGGACGCGATCGAAGCTCCAGAAGCGGTGGTAGCAACGAGAGCTACCacgaccaccaacaccatcgaACAGGATCGAGCCGGCATCATTTCGTTGACAGGAGCGCAAGGATACAACCTGCGTTCAAGGTAACCAAGAAGctgctacacacacactctctctcactcactcacacacgctctcTGCCGCAAGTGTCCTGGGTGCGGGTGGTATGTTGATTAAGCAAATGACGGAAAGCTAATGATAGGGTATTTGGAACGCCACCACGGTTTTATACGTCCGAAGCGCGCACACGAGACTTTCCAACCCCGTGGACACTTCTTCGCGCGTTTGGGTCGTGCGTTGGGTTGGGACGTTGAATGCGGCCGCACTACGGTACAGCGCGTCACCAAATAAGCCAACGGGTGAGCTTTGACCGTTTTTGGTCGTCCACACCAATCGACCATCGGCGTCCTATCGGCAACTTGCGTCGCATtggtatgtatgtgtgtgtgcgtgtgtgtgtgaagagaTGCAATCGCCGAACAACAgctgaaagaaagaaaaaaagcgggACACCAGCATTGGTGGAGGGTTTCGATTTTCAGCCAATGCTCCATTTCGTCAATTTGGCGTACACAGGCAGCCATTGACATAATTATGTATTCATGACGGCGTGTAACGCTTCCCCGGCTCGATCGCACACATTTGCGCTGCcaagcaaaacattttgtgGCGGGGAAGAATTTTGACCGCAATTCCCGGGTGTCTTCGAAGCCCTACTTGCTTGCGATGGGGCTGCCCAGGCCGGGTACGCTCAAGAATGATCACTTTCTCCCTAAGCTAACAACTGCGAGCAGTCATCATACCAAAGTGAAGCACATTATGCCAGCTGACTCGTTTTGCCTAAGAGCGTGTCACTAGTACACTTACTTCCGGAGTCTAGTTTGTGCGACAACTGGACAACTACAATGCTCACTGTGACTGGCATAAGCGCCATTAAAACATAAACCCCGAAACCGTCTGCCAACCGAGTGGCGCGCGACTTCCGTTAGGGTCACGCGTCCGATTTATgatctttttgttttcatttggaATGCACGGCAGCTACTTTCCCAGCCGACCAACCGAGGTTTGTGCAATCGTTTTTCAATCAGCCGTAGTTTTAAAGCCGGACAAACATTCGGGCTACCATACATTCGAGGTTTGTGGGTCTGCTCGGGCGAGAAGTCCTGCGGCGAGAAGGTAAGCAAAAAGGGCAATCCATTTTCACTCCGGTTCGTTATTACGGTTACGCAGCGAGGCGGAAGTAGTACGGCCAAACCAATTGGTAAACATTCGGTAGTGGCCTCACCAGTAAATCAAGTTGACGCATTTTGGACTATTACCATAATCGTAAAAGGTGAAAATGAAAGTGCTGTGTAATTGTAATTGTGGTGGAAAACATATCGCGGCAGATGTACACACGATTGCAtgcttacttttttttactaccAAAGGCATAGTTAAACTTATTTATTCAACAGAGGGTTTTGTGAACGCATTCATATGTAGTAGAtgatttttttactaatttaaaTCGTCAAAGAGTGAGTCGCCATTTTTTTGCCAAAAGCTACTTGCTGAATAAACCCTAAAATTAGGAAGAATATGTTTAATCTTTTATTTATGgaggctttgggtctctgAGGCTTCAATCGCCTTGCcgattatttttataaaatagaTGCCATTTCTTCAGCTAATTCACTCAATCTTAGTGGCTAACACGCATTTCTCATGCTTTAACAaggcaataaaatattttgttttattttctctacTTTGGAGCATtgaattaaaacatttttgatGTTCTTTTTGAACTAAAAGCTTTTAAGACGTTTTACTTGCCCTTATCAGGGGCTATAATCACTTCTCGGCCTTGGACTGCTACAGACATCGTCGAAATTGCTAACGTTCTAGCACCATCTTATGCTCTAATCTAATActccttctcgctctctcgctccttTCTGGCGGACGGTTCAAGTTTGGACCTAGCAACTGTAGCAAGGCTTTGTCAACTGGGTCGTCCGTCGTCTTTTCCATGACATGATGAGTCGGAGCCTCGAAAGTATAATTCCCCTTACGATGGGGGGATCGCTCTAACACAGGGAATGGTAGATATTCTCAATGAACACACATTCTTCAATCTAAAGTGTGCCATCAAGCTACACAGTTACATCGCATCGACTATGAACACGTACCAACAGTAGTGCGTCTCATTAACCTATTAAAGATGTTCAAttccaaccaccaccagctacCATACAGTCGCACACACCCACCGGTCTAACatgtgaccttttttttttttggcgaaatAGAAACCACCTGctcatttcattttaattggTATTGGAATCGATGCTAGCCACTAAGACAGCGCATACGAATCTATTTTCTCCACGCAATGCTCCACGAACAAtgcaatggagacgcctggtgcgtTACGTGTTTCCCATACCTAAATCAAGTTGATGGCAAACGAAATACCAATCGAtaggtaaaatcggaagtgaaATCCGGTGATCGAACACGACTCCATACGTACCGACATGAATATAAATCAATGGAAACCACTCGATCCAACGCCTTCCGTGTCCGATTAGCCATAAACTTAGAGAAGTGAGTAGAGTAATATACAGCTGACACCAATCAGACGAGTTGTTTCGTTTCGATACGGATTCGTTTATTATGCTCGTTAGGATAGCAAAGTCTTGTCGCAAACATTCGTTACAAATAAGGTAAATAAATTACTTTTCCCCTCGCGGGATTTGCATTTCACACGACTTTTTACGGCTGTCGATTCAGGCTTATGCGTGGGCACTGTACGCAATATCCTGACCATCGAAGTTCGGCTGAACGAAGGATCGGCCCGCATCCCATGGTCCGTGGGCGGCAATATGGGGATGATGGCTATCGGCGGCCAGCTGAACAGAGATCCGAAAAAACTACTGTTAACAAACGGAAAGCCTTCAGAACACCACTTTAAACGTACCTTTTTGCAAAGCTGGAAGATAGCTAGACCGACCGACACAACGAACGAGAAGAACGACAGCTGCAGCGAGTTCCACGCCTTCAGACCCAGCACACCGAGTGCCATCGGGATCAGAGTCATTGCCTTCAGCAGGATAAACACCATGATCGGGATGACGATCTTCTTCAGCTTGGATTTGCGGGCCTCAATGCCACGGCCATTTCCAGCCGGGAAGTTGAACGTCACGTTCAGCTCATCCTGCTCGAGGTTGCGCGGAGAAACGGTAACGCGTGCACCGGCAATCGGCATCTTGAAGGTGACGTCGTGGCTACGCAGATAGTTCTCGATCTGTTCCAGCACTCCGGACGGTGCACGACCCTCGCTCACGAGTGCTCCATTGCTGCGAACTTCAACATCGTCGGAGACCTGTTGGCAGGAGGCAAAACCATGGTAAAGTGTGATCTTTTGAGAAAAGAAGCTTCTCCATCGAAACTTACATGGAAGCTATCCTTCTTGAAAACCGTATCGAGGAAGTTCATGATCTTGAACTTGGTGCAGGCGACTGAATCGTTCTCGCTGCTGCAAAGCGATCGCATCTCCTCCACCATGCCGTCCATCGGTGTGCCCTTCCAGAAGGCCGGCTTGTTAGCCGGGCTGGCAGCTGCCAATGCCGAAGCCAGCATTACGCTTGCCACGATCAACAGGTACCGGAACGCCATCGTAcgagttgtgttgtgtttgttcgAGTGT from Anopheles stephensi strain Indian chromosome 2, UCI_ANSTEP_V1.0, whole genome shotgun sequence includes the following:
- the LOC118503229 gene encoding uncharacterized protein LOC118503229 produces the protein MAFRYLLIVASVMLASALAAASPANKPAFWKGTPMDGMVEEMRSLCSSENDSVACTKFKIMNFLDTVFKKDSFHVSDDVEVRSNGALVSEGRAPSGVLEQIENYLRSHDVTFKMPIAGARVTVSPRNLEQDELNVTFNFPAGNGRGIEARKSKLKKIVIPIMVFILLKAMTLIPMALGVLGLKAWNSLQLSFFSFVVSVGLAIFQLCKKLAADSHHPHIAAHGPWDAGRSFVQPNFDGQDIAYSAHA
- the LOC118507921 gene encoding uncharacterized protein LOC118507921 isoform X1 encodes the protein MMPARSCSMVLVVVVALVATTASGASIASNLVEEERPRIASSEELLSSIVNECFEGASVMGCLKGKVLLYLDGMLGLREEEARAFNEQNVDEVIFDRVGRVLATHEIRVQLPEDTVVSYRADKGLDIDVLPAGLATEAARGHLLKKKLLLPVLLLLKLKMKALMPIFLGLIGLKAMKALILSKLAITLVLGFLVAQLVKKSGLGMPMSMMPMMPAPAAEYGAPVPASSTPASSYEPSSWESSSGPYSRLWEPSTSGSSHNLAYSSYYPSSSGSSSYTAYNAGSGSSSSVGSSGSSSSSSSPSSSSSSSSSSSSNAAHAY
- the LOC118507921 gene encoding uncharacterized protein LOC118507921 isoform X2, with protein sequence MMPARSCSMVLVVVVALVATTASGASIASNLVEEERPRIASSEELLSSIVNECFEGASVMGCLKGKVLLYLDGMLGLREEEARAFNEQNVDEVIFDRVGRVLATHEIRVQLPEDTVVSYRADKGLDIDVLPAGLATVLLLLKLKMKALMPIFLGLIGLKAMKALILSKLAITLVLGFLVAQLVKKSGLGMPMSMMPMMPAPAAEYGAPVPASSTPASSYEPSSWESSSGPYSRLWEPSTSGSSHNLAYSSYYPSSSGSSSYTAYNAGSGSSSSVGSSGSSSSSSSPSSSSSSSSSSSSNAAHAY